DNA sequence from the Macrobrachium nipponense isolate FS-2020 chromosome 41, ASM1510439v2, whole genome shotgun sequence genome:
GATTTGCCGTAGatcttttatctttaatatattgTAGTGTTTTTTCTCACTGATTGAAAAGAATAACATGTGCGTTAGTTTTCCTGTAAAGCAAAATTTTTGTATAGAATGCGAGAATCATTActaaatgttgttgttgttgttattcattCTATGGGGTAGAACCATTTTAGAATTCTAAGTAACGTGCTTCACTTTGCAAAGAGTCCAATTCACCTCTGTAGAATTCTTAGGTAATAATTTGGCAAGAAGTGTTGGGTGTTTTGCTGTTGACAAGCTTTCATATTTACATTAGGAGTATATGCAACGCTGAGACGTAATGATGAATATAAAATGAGAGGATAGCATAAAGAGTAATCTTAGTAGGTACTATACGACCTAGATTAGGGCTAGCTAGGTTCTATTCCCCCCGGAAATTGCAAACAACCAGACATGCAGTACCTTTTAGCTAGTTGTATAGAACACGAAAGTACGTACTCAATTTGCAACAGGCATCTTAAGCTGCTTATTAACTACTACTTACAAGAACCATTATAAGTTAACGAATTTTGGTTATTGTAGTTTTGAAACAGACAAGTACCGAATTTTGGATCAAAAAGTATCTTTTTCCTACCCCGAGTGTTTGTGCTCAGAACATTTCCAACATTTGTGTTATCAAAAAAAAGGTGTCCTAGGTCAGACCATATGAAACCTCTGTTTGCATTGTCTCTTAAGTACTTTTAAAGACAGTGGACCCCTCACTAAAATCCCACAGTAGTACAATTCAGGGAAATTAGTTTTCGGGTGGAAAAATGTAAAACGACTAAAATACTACTAGGGTCAAttcaacttaacctaacctaacctccccGCTTCACTTAACCTAGGATACTGGGGCCCTCATCTAGCCTACATTCCCACCTAGTCAAACCTAGGCTAGTACTGCAATGAATAGTAACAAGGTAGCGTCATACCCAACCacacctaacctagcctaacctatgGCTTCAGGTTCTTAACCTTAATCTGAATGAGAACTATCAGTGGGATTGATGTACTTGCATTTCAATGGTCCCCCCAGTTGTGTGATAAGATTTTGGCCCACTGCATTGAAAAGTACTAGTTTGCTAAGAAAACGAATGTCAGAAACATTCAAGCTTATGATGACTTTAAAGTACAATAATACACTTGCCTTTGTCATGAAAATACTGTTCCATAGTCTATGGGAGCCTTTTATGGAAGAGTAAGTGATAGGCTACTTTTCCACACTGATTATTTACCATTACTGTTCATTCCAAAATTGGTGAAATATGGTTTTTctgatagttttttattttgagaaactAGAGACTATTTTTAAACTGACATCTTCGATGAAGCAGCTCATCTTGGCTAAAATGGTATTAGTATTGTGCTGCGAAgggtgaaaattattggaaacgaagagggagttttcatcaccttttcgcaaacctcttcgtatattttttgtaaaattaaaagagaactgTATACTGTAACTAATGTACTAAGTATTGGAATGTTTAATACACGCCAAATATTTTAGTAGTTATTTTTTGTCAGTACTTCAACGCAAGTGGTCTTATGTgcattcttgtaaaagactgtcttCGTACTTAGAAGACCTCAcgttcccaagttcctggctgTGTCGGGTGTTTATGAACTTCACAGCTGTAACTGAACTGcctttcacctcctcttggattatattataatcagcacaacatattttatttgtgcaaaacaaccattgcaaaataaatgaagctgaaaagaaccacagattaacaaACTTTTCAAAACCATTTCCAACCAATTGGCTTTAAGGAATGGTCGTGACATAATCAGTAGGAGGGCTTAGCCTTAAAGCCAGCTGGACTctgctgtagtaattgtattaatgcacaaaacaactgtgtaagtgataaagtttatatatatgtgtatagtatatataggcaTAAAGTGGGATAGAAGTAGAACAGCAGTCTGCCAACCCAAATGAGATGTTTGCTTCTCACCGGCGTACCAACCCTCCCGTACAATTCCTCTTTGTAAAAGCGCTTCGCCAATGTTTTTAAACTACTGCTCAATGAAGAGATTTCATGAGCAACGTCTTCATCGAAGAAGGAAGGTGGCAGTTTCAAAATACGGCCCTTAGCATTTCCGCTGGAAATATTTAGTTTCTGTAACCCATTAAAACCCCTTTATCTAATGGTAATGGTGGTTCCATAGTGGAAACTGAAGTTTTTGAGTGGATGTTAGGTCTTGCCATCCATACTTACCTGACCTTGAAGGATGGCTTCTCACTGGGACTCCCCAGCTTCATTAAATATGTATAAGGATTGTATTAGGTTATGCAAGCATTTAGTatggaaattatttatttcatcagaataacttagaaaaataataaaatgtatatttcactTGGACTCCATATTTGTACACTATTAAGGAATTTACTTTATGAAGAATGGATAGGCTATATAGTTTCTTATCCTCAGGGGCAAAGAAGTGCCAACAGCTAtcaagaaagccaaaagagaaaaaGTGTaacaaaatgaatgtaaatgtcTTGATTTTGCCACGATATTTGATTAGAAGATActtgatgtgaatttactgttTCTATTCATACAGAGTTTAATGTAGTAGAAAGGAAGTTTACaatgatttttccttttccagtATTCTTTGACTCCGACATCATGGCCCAGTCTAGCTTCAAGCATTATCTGCGTTCCCTGCGCTGGACTCCTCTTCCTGTGGGTGTAGGCCTGGCCCTTATTGCCTTTCAGCAATACAGGCACACCCGTAAACGGGAGGCAGCGAAACTTGGTCAGATAGAGCCTTGTGACTGTTTGGCTGATGAGTGGGAAGTTCAGGCATACAAGCTGTTACCTCTGAGGTACTTTAGCAGAGCCTGGGGATGGGTTAATGGTAAgaaaaatttactattttttttaaagacattgtTAACACATCAGCAGTTACTTTTGCAAAAAACATTGTAAACTAAGTTAATGCATAATGGTAAGCAACTTTAAAAATGTGTGGTGTCTACCATCAATTCTCCTAAATTTCTGATACTATGTGCAGTTCATGTTTTGTGTACTGTATATAACCATGTGGCATTACCAGTAGCAATGTTAAAACTTTCTGTAGTAAGTTTTTATTCTTGTAAGATTATAAATTGAACTAAATTTATAGGTTTTCCAGCCGTGGTAAAGAATTGGTTTTTTGTTACATTGTTGTATGTTACAAAGGTCTTATAGCACTTCCAAAAGCAttcaaattaatcatttttacatAACTTTGCTGTCTTGTGCAGACATTATGGCTACATTTTCTCTTAGTAAGATCAATGTTTCAGGTTTGGAATTACCAGAGTGGTCAAGAAAGTCTGTTCTTGGCCTCTATGTAAGAGCATTTGGCTGCAATATGGCTGAAGCTGAAGTAGAAGATCTAGGGAAATACAGATGTCTCTCAGAATTATTTCGACGATCACTCAAGGAAGGTGTGCGTCCAGTTGATAATTCTGCTGCAGTCGTGAGTCCAGCTGATGGAAGATTGCTGTCATTTGGCACAGTTGACTGTGGAACTTTGGATCAAATCAAAGTAAGGACCTGAGTTTCCTAGTGCAATAGATATGCAAATTGGATATCTTTTATCATATAGTCATTTaatataacaagaaataaaagtgTTCTTTATCTGTGATTGTGCATTACACATTATAAAAACTGGACTGTCGTGTTGATCTAACTAATGGTGTAAagcagtgttgtccaaacatttttgcctattgtaccctttattaccttctcctactgttacgtaCCCCCCCCACACCATGGCTGAGCAAACTCggttttatttaggataatcatgcaaatagtatattaattatgaaaagacttcattataggagtgttggtcaataaatacaaatttattacacaaataaaaatgatttcataacaaaatgcttgaaaattacttacacaacttaatGGGAGATCTGAGGCTGATGTTCactgatgggatgtttctgttgtgtgtatgtgtgtgtgtgtgtgtgtgtattccttgTATGTTCATGTACCCTCAcggaccccagtttggacaaCTCTGGTGTAAAGTAATGCATAACCTAGTTGGGAAGAACTGTTATTACTTGAGCTTGTTATGTTTGAGGTGAACTTCTTTTTAAGTAATATGTATACACAGCATGTAAACATTTTACATTATCACCAGTATTATAGTGTTTGTACCTATGGGAGTACATATGTTTTTCACTAATTAGATGATTACTATTTTTACTTTGACATGAATTTTActtgtactgtatatatgtatattcctaTTTGATTTAAGGCACTGAATActaaaagtgccccagtgctttgaTTTATACCCCAAATATCATAATTCTATTTAATCCAATACACCTTAAGTATTCAGTTAAAAATGACACTAAAATCAGCAATAGACCATGAAAATTGTCTAATTTTCAGTGAGACTTCCAGCACCATCATCCTAAATTTCTCCAAATTACTGtataatgaatttcatttttacaaatgCAAGCCATTACAAATGTATTCTGTATGCCTGTAGTGTTTTAGTAAGTACAGCCTGTTTATTAATGAGATTATAATTGTTGTCCTTCAGCtcagatttttgttttatattgttgcAGGGTGTTTCATATTCTTTGCGAAAGTTCTTGGGGCCCAACTGCTGGAGCAAGGGAGGACCCATGGTTATAGAGAAAGACGATGACGAGTGCTTCCATCGTAGCTGCCTATCAAACAGTGAGAATAGTCTCTACCAGTGTGTGATTTATCTGGCTCCAGGAGATTATCATCGTTTCCACTCATCTGCTGATTGGCATGTAAAATTTCGCCGCCATTTTCCCGGAGAATTATTAAGTGTCAATCCATCAGTTGCGGGATGGATTAGGGATTTATTTGTCTTGAATGAACGAGTTACTTATGTTGGGGATTGGTGCCATGGCTTCTATTCAATGACTGCTGTTGGGGCCACCAATGTAGGGTCAATAAAAgtgtattttgataaattattaaaaactaatgaaaagaaATGGAACAACAACAAATTCTTTGATGAACACTTCACGTCTAAACTCGTTCAATTAAACCGAGGGCAAGCTTTAGGAGAGTTCAATTTAGGATCTACACTTGTGCTTATTTTTGAAGCTCCAAAAAATACCAAGGTATGTGTCGAACCTGGACAGAAAGTTAGAGTTGGCCAAGCATTATTCAGAGTGCCAGAATCTTATGTAGGGAAAGCCAGTTCTGAATTTGTCCATGCAGGTCCTCAGCGGTAGTTTTCATTTAgctaaataatttttatagtaaagAATTTGCATTGAAGAATGCACTGAGGGACATAAACTTTGTTTTCTggtagatgatttttttttttttttttttagttttagaaacttttatgtatatagatatgattttaaattttgtattttattttaaaatacgcAACATGGGAACAGATTTGACACCCTAGAAGATAACCAACATTGCACAATGGTAATTGTAGTCTTGGATTTAGATATTTGGCATGAGTGGACATGAATTGCATGAAAGCTTCATAGAAATGTTGAGTTGAGGCAGCTGTGTTAAATCCAGCTTTATATCAAGCAAATAGCTGTAGTATGTTGTTGAAAGTTGAGTGGAGAATTTGAAAACATGTAAACATGTGAACCTTGACAAGTTAATGTTATTGGCAGAAGGTTAGGCTAAATGTGTGAAAAATTTTAAACTTTAGGGGTATTTAATCTAAAGGATGTTGGACAACCATCGAAGTGTTTTATGGACGTTGGTAGAATAGCTGTTATTATGCAAGTGTTACTATTTGTTTAGATTGAAATTGTATTCCTTGTAATTTGCTGTTGctcaatattttatttctaagatagaagttaaaaatttttattttcttgtctccAGGCTGTGATGCTAATGATGATACTTAAACTTTAAAGGCCATGTTTGTTTTAAAGGCAAAAGTCTATTTTAATTATAATCATAGAAATGGTCAAGAATTTAAGATTCTTATTAAAGACAAGGGGGAATTAGTACAAGTGCAAGTAATGTATTTAGGAGCATAGCATGGCCAGTGACAGTGTGCATCAGTCTGGTACAGTATGTTGGAAattatttactttgattttagCAAGATTTTATAGTCAAGAGTTTCCCTGATCAAAGTCAAGTTCTTTAGCTAGCATGACTTTTTGCTAGATATTTTGAACCAAACATTTGTTTTTCCCAGAGTTCCTGCAGCCTTTtaggtaaaaaatgaaaatcctgaATACTCAGACAGTGGACAATCAAATATTTCTGTCTTCAGAATGTGATCATGATATTTTAGGGGTGACTATGAAGTATCAAGATTACAATGGGATAAATGTGATTGTGCAAAAAAATGTCTTTAATCCTTGACGACAAAGATGTTACTTTTGATATGCTGATTCAGGTTGAAATTAGAATGTTCCAGCTTTATTTGAGGGGACATAATTAAGTCATATACGTAACATTTCTGCTGAATGCTTTGCAGTGTTATTTAGTcaagacaaattttttttgttttgttttgtttagcaaATCCACTGCATTTTGTTTTACCATAGATCAAGTGTCTTGCATTTATGTATTATAATGGAATTAGAAACAATTTATGTACATTTTAAAGCCTGTTTTGTAACTTTTGCAAGTGCTGTACAATTATTAAGCAtagtttttttaagtaaaaatttaaaaattgaacaTTAGTGCAATACTTTTAGTTATGGCATATCTGGAATAGAATCTATTCAATGTATTTTGCTACTTTCACATCTGGAGGATCTGGAGAGTTGAGGTACTATTGcataattattactgttattatattattattattgggttaaGTGAGAGCATTGAGTCATACATAGATACATTTGTTTAGGCAAAAGGATTTGATCTTGATGAAGGGTGAAAATAAACCAAGGTAAAATTCAGGACACTAGACATGAGGTGGAAAGAGACGTAAggcaacaaaaacaaataaacggGACAAAACAATGCAGCTGACGGCCAAAAAGACTGAGGAAAGAATTTTTAGTGCCCTCTACAATGTACAATGTTTCCTACAAGTCATATGTGATAGGGCTTGTGAGTTTAAACTAAAGTAGCCAGAGGATGCCTGTATTGCATTTGGCAATAGTTTTTTGTGGCTTAAAATTTTAGACACTCAAATAGTGCTGAATCCCCACTTACGTGATTGTTAAATAAGtgaaattgtaattatgttgcATTAGCATTGCATACCTTTGTCAGGAGATTGTTCGTTTTCCTCCCTTTGTGACCTGTTGTAGTTTCAAGAAGGATCTAGTGCTTTAGTTAAGAGGCATAATATCATTTTACTTGATTGAGTTTTTCTCTTGTTAAGGTTCGCGCCATTGATCCTGGTTCAAATTGAGATTTCTGTCTTGGTATACTTCTCTTCCCAATCCCTTCTCCAGAAATTCTTCTATATATCTTTTCATTGCTCTGCAATCAGATATCATTTTCTGTTCTCTTCTTACTTTTCCCAAGtctttttctttatacatttatCCCTTCCATACATATACACTTGGGgtgaaattttcttgttgttTACTACAGTGAAGAAAAGTAAGTGTATTGACAAACTTGCACATGATTTTCTGAAGCCTTGTGATTATGAATGATGAAAGGTTGGATCATTTGGT
Encoded proteins:
- the LOC135212636 gene encoding phosphatidylserine decarboxylase proenzyme, mitochondrial-like isoform X1; the encoded protein is MSTSPKIKMPFADIKNYKLFLFWTTLLLAFTEYHQFGPRYLTENWIFPSIFFDSDIMAQSSFKHYLRSLRWTPLPVGVGLALIAFQQYRHTRKREAAKLGQIEPCDCLADEWEVQAYKLLPLRYFSRAWGWVNGLELPEWSRKSVLGLYVRAFGCNMAEAEVEDLGKYRCLSELFRRSLKEGVRPVDNSAAVVSPADGRLLSFGTVDCGTLDQIKGVSYSLRKFLGPNCWSKGGPMVIEKDDDECFHRSCLSNSENSLYQCVIYLAPGDYHRFHSSADWHVKFRRHFPGELLSVNPSVAGWIRDLFVLNERVTYVGDWCHGFYSMTAVGATNVGSIKVYFDKLLKTNEKKWNNNKFFDEHFTSKLVQLNRGQALGEFNLGSTLVLIFEAPKNTKVCVEPGQKVRVGQALFRVPESYVGKASSEFVHAGPQR
- the LOC135212636 gene encoding phosphatidylserine decarboxylase proenzyme, mitochondrial-like isoform X2 — protein: MSTSPKIKMPFADIKNYKLFLFWTTLLLAFTVFFDSDIMAQSSFKHYLRSLRWTPLPVGVGLALIAFQQYRHTRKREAAKLGQIEPCDCLADEWEVQAYKLLPLRYFSRAWGWVNGLELPEWSRKSVLGLYVRAFGCNMAEAEVEDLGKYRCLSELFRRSLKEGVRPVDNSAAVVSPADGRLLSFGTVDCGTLDQIKGVSYSLRKFLGPNCWSKGGPMVIEKDDDECFHRSCLSNSENSLYQCVIYLAPGDYHRFHSSADWHVKFRRHFPGELLSVNPSVAGWIRDLFVLNERVTYVGDWCHGFYSMTAVGATNVGSIKVYFDKLLKTNEKKWNNNKFFDEHFTSKLVQLNRGQALGEFNLGSTLVLIFEAPKNTKVCVEPGQKVRVGQALFRVPESYVGKASSEFVHAGPQR
- the LOC135212636 gene encoding phosphatidylserine decarboxylase proenzyme, mitochondrial-like isoform X3, whose protein sequence is MAQSSFKHYLRSLRWTPLPVGVGLALIAFQQYRHTRKREAAKLGQIEPCDCLADEWEVQAYKLLPLRYFSRAWGWVNGLELPEWSRKSVLGLYVRAFGCNMAEAEVEDLGKYRCLSELFRRSLKEGVRPVDNSAAVVSPADGRLLSFGTVDCGTLDQIKGVSYSLRKFLGPNCWSKGGPMVIEKDDDECFHRSCLSNSENSLYQCVIYLAPGDYHRFHSSADWHVKFRRHFPGELLSVNPSVAGWIRDLFVLNERVTYVGDWCHGFYSMTAVGATNVGSIKVYFDKLLKTNEKKWNNNKFFDEHFTSKLVQLNRGQALGEFNLGSTLVLIFEAPKNTKVCVEPGQKVRVGQALFRVPESYVGKASSEFVHAGPQR